CAGAGGGGGCAGAGCCGCTCTCCAATCTTTATGTCGTAGATGCCCCTATTGTGAAGGGACTCAACGAACCCCTTCCATTTTTGCCTAACGTTGGAATGATCATCGTTCCCACCAATTGCCAAGTGCTCACCGCAGAGAGTGCACTTGAAGCCCATGGGTTCTTCCGGACGGATGTAATCCCTTGACTTGAAGTCAGTGGCTTGGTCCAGAAGGAGGAAGAGCTCAGAGTAAGAGTGAATAGGGTGTTCAACCTCGTTGGGAATTGCCTTCAGGTAGTCTTGGAGAACACCACTGATAACTTCTTCGGGTTTTAGTGATACCAAAGGAATTTCCTCTACGGTTATTGAGAAGTGTCTCTTCACTAACTCCTTGTACCTCCCCAAGTCCTCTTTGAGGCGTTCATTGACATTGTAGAACTTCCACGCCCCTTCCACCAGTCTTTCAAGGAAGTTCGTTATCTCATCTTTCACTTCATTCTCAAGCTCTCCAATGTCCACATCTCTTGGAACTATGGCCAGAACCTTGTTTGGCATGTTTCCTATCCGGAGTTTTTCCGTATCATAGAGAATCCCTAGTTCGTGCTCGAAAAAGGGCTGTCCCCTTAGGTGGGGGAAGACCACCGCGTTCGGCCCGAACTTTCTCCAGATTACTGAGATAGTCAGGTACGTGAGAAGGCTGAGCAGGTGACTTCCGGCCCAGAGGTCCCGCTCCGTCCTCGCGTTGCCTATGAAACCCTGAACTGGGGAAAGCTTGAAGCGAAGGAGTCTGGCTCCATCCGATTTAAGGGCCGCATAGACGTCGAGCCTGCTGAGCCAGTCGTGGTCTGGCATAAGAGGATCGGCTGGGAGATGGACCAGCTCATCGGCAAGATCAGGGGGGAACCCGTTACTCCTCAACGCCTGTTTGTATCCTTTCTGGAGATCTTCCGGGAGGTTGTTCCAGAGCCTAGCAAACTCTTCCACAGAGTTTGCATGCTCAATTCTGTCGGCCACTACTTTCTCCGCCCCCTCGAGGACCTTGAGGAACTTGTCGATCTTCTCTTTAGAGGCGTTTCTTAGAAACTCCGTGAGCTTTTCGAGGGACTTCTCCTCAGTGCTTATTGGGTGTTTGAGAACGAGCTCGATTTTTTCGTTCTTCGGTTGGTTTACGACGGGATAACTCGAGAGCTGTCTCCATTTGAGAGGGGACTCTTTGTCATCTATAAGGCTATCCAGAATCTTTGAAGGTGCAGCCTCGAGGAGAGAAGTTGCATAGAGGTGTGATATCTTCATTGACCCACACCCTCCCCGTAAATTGCTTCAAAATTTTCGAATAGAGAGTCATAGAGGTCCCTATAAAATGAGGTATATGCCAATAGGGGCTCTTCGTTCTTTTTGAGTATGAACAGGGCACCTCCAGCCGAAGCCAGCTGTTCTTTCCTCTTACCTATTTTCTTGTAAACTCCTCCTCTATACCTTACGGGCCCGTGATAATCCGGGAAAAATTCATAAAAAAATCCAGTCACTATAGGATAGTAGTGTCTTCCAACCCGGTTAAGGGAAAACCAGAGGCCTGACGCTCTCCTGTTGGTCTTCTTACTGGTCTTCTTATCGGCATTCCAGTGATCCACTGTAAACTGGACGAATTCGTCCTCGGAGAATGACTTGTAAAACTGAATTGGGAACCCAAGGTACGGCCTTCTCTCTGAGTACGCTGCAAGGCTTTTTATTGATTTTTTGCCTTGGCTGAACTGATCGTATATCCTGTGTGGGATCCTGCGATCAGCTCTCTGGGACTGGAATCTGAATCCCCCATCAAACCGCCCGTTCTCATCCGGAGTTCCCAGATACCATTTACCAACTTCTTCGATTGCAGAGGTGGGGTCTTCATGAACATCTCCTAAGAAAACAAACGAGTACCTCTCATGCAAGATTGGGAACTTTGGTGGATTAGAAGGGGCGCCTCCTTTAAAACCCATCTTGGACAGCAGGTTCTTCACAGTGGAAGCAACATAAGATATGCCTCTCTCTTGTTTATCATTGTCATTTTTTCTATAGAACATCTTAATCCCATCTTCCCCCTGTCCGGGGACAAACTTTAAACCCAGGCTTACATCGGAGTCTGGTTCCCGGGTAAAACTCAGAGATCCTCCAAACTTCCTAGCCCTCGAACCAAAGCCCCCAAGATGAACGGCAGCCCACAGGGAAAGCATAGCGATTTTTAGATACGCCTCCTCATGACTCCTGAGAGTGATCTCAAACGTCGTCCCAGGGGGGATGTAACTCTTTGTATATCTGCCCACCTGAGAGAACCAGAAGTACCTTGAGTAGTCATCCAGGGGAAAACTCTTATTGGACTCCTCCAGGATGTCAACATCAACGATCACCCGGCTCCTTCTTGTTCCCGTCTTTCCTGCGGAGCCGAAAATCAAACTCTCCGCACTCCTCAGCGCAGTCATGGCTTTAGGGGTACCCCCAAGGTGGCGCCCGGCCAGCGCCCGGAACCACCAGCGCATCACTCCCTTGACGCTGGCCGGGCGGAACTCGGCCTTTCTCTGGTCGGCACCGCGCATGAAGAGCGGCGTTATGGCCTCAAGCTCAAAAGTGGCCTCATACATCTGTATCCCTCCAGCGAGAACAGACCGGTGAAGTCGCATGATGCATCCTCATGTTCACCAATGCCATATAAAGGCTCCCGAATTATAAAAGCCTTTCGTTGGACTGTTCCCATATGAAAGGATACGCCACCGAGAACTCACTATGAGAACCCGGGAAAACTGGGGCAAGTTACAAGCGGGTAAAACAGGTTTCCAAAGCTTAAGCTTGTTCTGAAACGGTTCTTCTTTTTTGCTTCTTTTGATCAATATAATAACGAACTCACTCCTTATCAGTTTTCTTCCAGTTAGAGCCGCTAAAAGATTTAAGAACATCGAAAATTCTCCCACAATTTCCCCTGATTGGCTCAGCCCCTGTACGCGCTCTCCCTCTGCTTCAAATCTGTTACGACGATGACCTTCTCGTCCCAGTAAACGGTGTAGAAGACCCTATAATCCCCGATTCTAAGGCGGTAGGTGTTGGTTTTCTTTGTTTTCTCCCCTTTAACGGGCTTCAGATCGTAGGGAGGCTTCGGGTAGGGGTTCTCCTTTAAGGCCTCGATGAACTCGGCCAGCTTACTGCGCTGGGCAGGCTTGAGGTACTTTCTGGCCTTCTTGACGACACTCCTGTCCACGATGACGGTGTACACTTTCCCACCTTAGCCCAGGAGTTCCCGGATGGCCTCCTCGGCGCTCAGTCCCTCGGAGGGGTTGTTCTTCAGGCGTTCGGCTTTTTTCACCAGCTCCTGGTATTCCTCCTCGGGGATCACTTCGGCTTCCTCCCTCCCAGCCTGGAGCTTCAGGAGTTCCCTCTTGACCTCTTCAAGCTCCCTTTCAATCTTCTCAATGCGGTCAACGATGACCTGAACGCTCTCAACCATTCTTTGCCCCCAGACAAAGTTGGCTATAACCGCTAAAAAGGTTTGCGAATTTGATAGGCGAAGGGTCGCTTTGAAGAAACGGGAACTTCAGAGCATGAGCTGGTTCTGAAACACAACGGCATCATTGAAGCAGATATTGAAGAGGCAGTCTCAGTGGTTTCCAAAGCTTAAGCTGGTTCTGAAACTTGGGAGCAGTTGTGAAAGGAGTAGTAAAGGCTAAGGGAGACGAGCCCAAGCAGCCCAAGTTTCCAAAGCTTAAGCTGGTTCTGAAACGTAAATATGGTGATGCTTTGTGGAAAGGGAAAAGGTTAAGGTGAGTTTCCAAAGCTTAAGCTGGTTCTGAAACTTCCCTATTGACTTCTCTAACTTCCCGGATTTCTCCGTTAAGTTTCCAAAGCTTAAGCTGGTTCTGAAACTACGGCCTCAATTTTGGCAGGAGTAGGTTATGCCCTCTCCTTTGGAGCTAACGCCAGTTTCCAAAGCTTAAGCTGGTTCTGAAACTGAGTAGTGAATAATTCTTCGGCCAGGGGGTGTGTGACGGGGAGGTTTCCAAAGCTTAAGCTGGTTCTGAAACGGTGAAAACATACGAAAACTGGTTCATGCTCGAACTCACGGTTTCCAAAGCTTAAGCTGGTTCTGAAACGACCAGGACCTCGCGGCAGGAGCAACCATATACGTCTACGTTTACGACTCCGGGTTTCCAAAGCTTAAGCTGGTTCTGAAACCCAATAACGATAAATTCAGATGGTGATGTTGTGGTAAATGGTTTCCAAAGCTTAAGCTGGTTCTGAAACGTTTCCATCGCGTTGTAAGTGTATCCGAACAGGGATTTCATGCTTTCAGGTTTCCAAAGCTTAAGCTGGTTCTGAAACCAAAGAAGTACTTGCTGAAATACTCTCGTCGATTATGGAAGAAACATGTCCAGAATTCAGCAGTTTCCAAAGCTTAAGCTGGTTCTGAAACGATTGTATACAAAAATTCACGAAATTTTGGTCCGGGGGCGGGGATGTTTCCAAAGCTTAAGCTGGTTCTGAAACTCTTTGTTGTGGCGGACATCACAGTATTGTTTTCATCAACTGCGAGTTTCCAAAGCTTAAGCTGGTTCTGAAACGGTTCACTTTTTCGCCCCTTTTGGCGAATAAAATAATGTTCTCCCTCCTTATAAGTTTT
This window of the Thermococcus siculi genome carries:
- the cmr1 gene encoding type III-B CRISPR module RAMP protein Cmr1, encoding MYEATFELEAITPLFMRGADQRKAEFRPASVKGVMRWWFRALAGRHLGGTPKAMTALRSAESLIFGSAGKTGTRRSRVIVDVDILEESNKSFPLDDYSRYFWFSQVGRYTKSYIPPGTTFEITLRSHEEAYLKIAMLSLWAAVHLGGFGSRARKFGGSLSFTREPDSDVSLGLKFVPGQGEDGIKMFYRKNDNDKQERGISYVASTVKNLLSKMGFKGGAPSNPPKFPILHERYSFVFLGDVHEDPTSAIEEVGKWYLGTPDENGRFDGGFRFQSQRADRRIPHRIYDQFSQGKKSIKSLAAYSERRPYLGFPIQFYKSFSEDEFVQFTVDHWNADKKTSKKTNRRASGLWFSLNRVGRHYYPIVTGFFYEFFPDYHGPVRYRGGVYKKIGKRKEQLASAGGALFILKKNEEPLLAYTSFYRDLYDSLFENFEAIYGEGVGQ
- a CDS encoding type II toxin-antitoxin system RelE family toxin translates to MYTVIVDRSVVKKARKYLKPAQRSKLAEFIEALKENPYPKPPYDLKPVKGEKTKKTNTYRLRIGDYRVFYTVYWDEKVIVVTDLKQRESAYRG